The genomic interval TTCAAAGGATATAAaacatttgtaaatatatattctatgtgGCTTAACCTGTTCTTCCACTTCAGCCGGGCTGTCGGAGATCGTGCAACGGAACCAAGAGTGGCACCTTTGAAACTGCATCCAGTCGGTGAAAATCTTAAGGAGatgcatttaaaaaagatcaaaCCGAAACCGGAAACGAAGCCAATATTGCAAAGTCTGAAAGATGGATTGGAACAATTGAAGAAGAGCACCGTTCGAGAAAAGAGTCAAACAAGACAGAATTGTCGAAACGGATTTCTAGatagaatttcgaaattcgcCCAAGGGAATCGCAGCAGGAATCCTGCGAAAAAATCAGCTTCGTTCACGTTTGCAGTGAAACCGGAAATTGCAATGAGGTGTCAAGAGCGTTACTCCAGTTTGGAGCCAGAAACTACCTCTCATCCGAATCATTCGAATTCTTCCAAACAACCTGTACAAAGATCGGCATCCACCAGTGTTCTAGAAATGCCAGCCAATGTTGAATTACAACCCAATTATTCTCGTGTTAGAGATAGTCTTACACCAGTGCCATCCCTTCCCAAGTTAACTAGGACTAAAGCTGATGACATTTATGCGGAGATTTGTGAGAACGCGGCTGCACAGGTCCAAAAATGTCCCGGAAGTCATGTTATGGCTAGGATCAAAATCGTTGTAAAAGGTCGTGATTCGACTTCAGCTTTGCCAAGCAAAATTAGTGACAATAATAGATATGCAAACTCGATGGTAACGACTGAtcaaatcgattcgattatcAGCACGGAAGATGAAGTTATATACAAtacgatattttgaaaatggaaaattattattattattattattattattataagttaacCGGCTGTGTTTGATGATCGAGAACTCTCTCGTTGATTGTTTTTTATCAACGtagaattagaaattgaatctgtatcatattatataaaaagcactatgaaataatatgtaatattttaaaatagttgtAATAGTTGCATGTACATATCTTTGCCATACATACTAACAatagtaatgaaaatgaataaagttctaaaaatgaaaagttttatgtttttttaaaaaagaatgaaaaacgaatgtaatacaaacaaaaatcttaaaaattttttttaaaatttattttattagaggaAAAACAAGATGCAAAGAATAAaacagatttataaaaaaaaatttatgaaacatttatttatatttattgcctTTTATCttactgaaaaatatatattatattttctttctattttttttctttaaagctttaattttataagaagcTGTTTTAAAAGatgtattagattttttatttctttctttctttttttttggaatttcttCTATAACTCTTTTCATTACATCAATAGCTTTTTGATTATCCTCATCTAATTTAAGTTCAATATTAACATCTGGATATTTTCCGGAAAATCCTTTTGGAAATAGCAGTTTTGACATAAGTGATGTTAATTgacgtttttttatttttaattgatgttTTAAATCTGCttgttcttttattcttaactCTGAATctctgtaaaataaatttattttcacaaaagaaaacgaatattattaattgttattgaatttgaattaaaagaaatcttaCTCTTCGTCCTCTTCTAAAACCAAATCCATATCTTCAATTGCTTTACGTAACCAACCTTTTTGTGAATTATCTCTACGACACTTCAAttccaatttatcaatttctcgaGCAATATCAACTCTTTCTTTTACAGCAATTAATAGTTTATCTACTACAGGAAACATCGGTAAATCTTccgctaaaattaaaattattgtattattaaaaatatatgatattaaaagtgaaaatatcacgtgacaatttaatttctttgctTACTGCGACCAAgtgttttacataatttactaTAGTATTGTTTTTCAGAAGGTTCCATCATAAGTACTGTTATGCCATTTTTTTCTGCTCTTGCTGTTCTGCCACTTCTATGTACATAACtctaaacaataattataaacataaaacttaaattgtcaaatatatttaataatattgtattaatttgataacaaatgttcaattaatttacacataattaaaatttttattatatctacttATACATACCTCACTCGTTCTGGGAACTTGATAATGTATCACATGTTCAATATTTGGAATATCCAAACCTCTTGCAGCTACATCAGTAGCtattaataatccattttcATCTGTctgaaatcttttcttttttattatttcaaaattatatatattaaataatatttacctttcaagattttttaatcgttgtcTTTGCTGCATACTTGCATGTAACGGTAAAGGTTTACAATCAAGAATTCCAAAAAGAGTACTTAACCGTTTTACGCAACCAATACTGTTACAAAACACTAATGTTCTACCAgtatatcttttcaaaaaataataaagataataatctttatgatCTATTGTACAAGCTATTCTACATTCCGTTAAATTAGCGGTAAtgcctaaaaaataattttaattatattatatcaaatgcattattttcaattatatgataaaaaaatttgcaacctGATTCTTTTGTaacatcaataatttttggattctTTATTCCTActaattccataattttttctaatttctgaCTAGGTGtaagtttttttatcttgcttttaatatgttttctttttttcttttgtaaatattctgGAATATCATGTACCATAGTTAACGTAGCAGAAAATACAAATGTTTGTCTTTCTCtcaatcttttttcatttgtatttattttttccaataactgttgcaattcttggaaatgtcCTTTTTCTAACATTCTATCTGTTTCATCAATAACCAAATACCTGTTGaataacattatttcaatgacatatattgtatatatttaaaataaatcattaatttaaataaaatattttaataaatgaaacttaCTTAACAGAATCTACTTTACAAAGATGTGGATTACCATACTGTATCAATTCCCATAATCTACCAGGTGTTGCAATTACAATTTCAGGACCTTTacttaatattctttcttgtttAACAGCTGCCATTCCTCCTAATACTACAGCTatctaaatacaaatataaatatcaatacttaataattaatatttaaacaattttcaatattatttatcaaatcttACTTTAATATCTACATATTTTGCTGCTTTAGTCAAATGATCCTTAATTTGAATAGCTAACTCACGAGTTGGAGTCAATATTAAGGCATATAGTGGtttttccatataattttctgtatttgtttcattaaatttaatattattaattacacgtACACAACCTATATTGTTTTCATTAACACTATCAATATCTTCTTCATAATCAGATTCAGATGAGctattatcaatttctattgttttattttcagagCATATCCAACCTTTGttctcaataattttatttctttctttttcagattttatatttatctgatcagattgcttattttttaattccaaaataCCATTTATAATTGGAATTCCAAATGCTAATGTTTTGCCACTACCTGTTTCAGCAGCACCTAATATATCTCTATGACCTAATATTGCTGGTGGTAAAGTTAATGCTTGTATAGGAGTTGGttgataaaattgttgatCTTTTAATGCCTTTATTATAGGAGTGGATACACCTAATATTTGCCATTGTTGCGCATCAATATCATACATATCATTTTTACTCTCATTACATTCATTAAAAAACtgattatcattattagaattaatatttaaatcatttcttggagataattctttttttatttctttatcatttttttctttaagtttcatttttttagttttcttcAATAATGGTTCAGTAACATCTATGTCATTTTCCAACCATTTATTGGAATGTTTATGCTTTCGTGAAatctattacaaataaataaatgtatgtacataaaatatatatcatatatatatatatatatatatatatatatatatatatatatatatcataagttattaaataataaattttcaataataataaaaattatcatcgattaataattaaagtggattaaaaattcaatatttttgaaaaatatatttcttattttacctTAGGTTCtttcttatcatttttgtcattataaattacaatttttgttttattattttctttttctaatttataatcagtTAATTCTTCAATACCAATTAAATCCTCAACATTGCCCGAAAATACAGAACCTTCTAATTTTAGTGGTTTCCATATACTTAAATtactatgttttttttttgccatagtttttatattaatattaatataattaatattacaattgcaaagttattatatttaaatatatataattttaagaaaaccTGAAAAACAGAAACACGTGGAGAATTAACATTAGCACACACagtatagaaataaatgtacTTAAACcttgaatgaatatttaaaaatatatattatatatatttatttttatactttttaatataaataatagtcaACAAacatatagtaaaaaataatcaaattacatgataaaataaatcggaATCGTTTCTTAagcgaataaattttagaaaacaaGTATAAATGAGAAAAGCATATAGTgagaaaaggatagagatagaataaaaattgtattactaGCGCCATCTCTAGTACCGCAaaagaaactaataaataaaggatagcaaatagtgaaaaaaggatagagatagaataaaaattgtgttaCTAGCGCCATCTCTAGTGCCAGAaaagaaactaataaataaaggatagcatataatgagaaaaagatagagatagaataaaaattgtattactaGCGCCATCTCTAGTGCCACAaaagaaactaataaataaaggatagcatataatgagaaaaagatagagatagagtaaaaattgtgaaatcagcgccatctctagagtgccgcaaaagaaacttataaataaaggATAGCAAATaatgagagaaagatagagataaataagaattgactATTGGTGTCAtctcttgaatatttatagaaacattttttctaaaactactcaagagatggcgctaattcttaattcttattctattttattatgtctTTAACATTAAGAGATGGCGCTAGTGGATAATTCTTATTCagtatccttttctttttatttgctgtcttttattattatgagtttcatttgcggcactctgaagatggcactgatttcataatttttactttatctctatctttctcttagTATTTACTTTCCTTGTCTTATTTAgtgtaaaagtttttatttcaacgattgcaattttattctgaattaataatatatctcgtaatataataatacagtatatatgaaaaattaatataatggaatattttaaaactttataaataaactttcaaaTCCAATAACATCATCTTTTAAaaccattatattattttttaattgtaattaagtatacaaataaatactcaaaatgatacaaataaaaaaaatgcttttaataattcaattacatataattatacatagacaatgtacatataaaaattaagatataataaataaatattttgtttaacattaataaaatatgataatttttttgcataaatttatataaataataaaataaatttatttcaataatttggtatgtatattttaataataattttatttattattataatttcattatttaaatatataattaaataaaaacttatctaataatattaagtactattattaatttatatttataaggaaataaatattatatacatgtaattcatttaaaaaattatgtttttatttacaagatttgtgtatataataacatataaaggaacaaaaattaacaattacctATTTTGATTTTCACCATCAGCACTTGAATTATTtgcaagaattttattatcttcagttaaaagtttcttttcttcttgtaaATCAGTTTCCTGTTCTGTAACTAAGACTGATTCTggcattttcaatttttttaattgtgaagTGGTTGTATCTATTTCTGTATTTTCAAATGACGATATTTCAGAAGTTTTATGTAACATTAATGATTGTACATTAGAAATTGGTAGATTTTTCTGAATTGGTAATAAAGGAGCCAAAGGTTCCAGAATAACATTTCtgtttaaatatgttattccctgcaaaaaaaaaatatatttatttttcttatatctgtatattattaatacatttttatgttgtaaaattttatacctcTGTTTGTagtaaattttctgaaattccTAAATGAATTGCACTTTGGTTTGGAGGAAAAATAGCATGAATACAATACTGTACATAAGGAATTAATTGTTCACTTAAACATTCTATAAATTTGAgcatattttctctttctggAGCTGCAAAAgcctgaaaaataaaataatattataaatatagatttatttaattgaattataaattaaaaatacatacttACTTGCTGttcttgtttataaaaaactaatattgattttactacattttgtaaagattcctgtaaaatttttgtacaaaaaacAGAAAGTGCTATTGGTGGACAAAGTCGTATTTCGTTGAAAGCTGATATAAGACCATTACAATATTCAGCTAAAGGATAAAATTCTACCAATTGTTCTGGTGGATTttcctataaaattaatccgtaatttttattcataattattttattaatattcaatatatatatatagacaaatATTTACTTACTGATTTAATTGTAGTAGTCATTTTAACATTTgtcttttgtattttgttaattaatgtaaatgattccatatctttttcaaatttttttgtagttTTGCGAACActagtttcaaatttttctccaataACACGTACAAATATATCGCACATTCGACCAGTAAAATCAACACCTACTCTACCAAATGATAAACCAAAATATGTACATTGACCCAAAATAGAATCTATTGATGTCACACCAGGTAAATCTTGTTCTAAAGTCATTAAGAATTgtgatatctaaaaaaaaaaaaataaataaataaaataaaattatattaaatatatataatcaataaataaatgttcattatactttttcttcaatccaatgataaaatatagcaCATTCATTCACTGTTAGATCTCTTCCTGGTTCATCATCATTAAACATAGCTTTATattgtgttattatattaaataaatatattcttgataATTCTATTGTTTTTGTGATATGAAGATtagctaataataaataaaaatatcaaatattattaaattgtctatttaatattacttttatttaataaagttttaactCACAATCATCTTTAGGTATAGCAGTCAAAAGACTTTGAAGCCAACTATCACGagcttgtaaaaatttaatacgtaATTCTGGTTCTGTAAAAGCATCCATTGATCGTAATAATCCAACAAGTTGTAGACATCTTGCAAGTGGTAAATCTCCCCTTAATGAACCAACAACTTGTCCTACCATACCAGACCAACTACTTTCAATTTCTGCCACTATGGactaaattgttaataaacaaaatgaaacatgttttttatattttataagcatATTAAATCATACCGATATAATTGGAATATCTCCATGTTTAGTTCCTAATTGACGTGCATATTGAGATAATTCTAATGCTTCATTATATTGATTACTCCTTAAACAAGATTCCATTAATTGAGGCATTTCAAGTACTTCAAGTAATTCTGCATTTCTTGTTAATGTCAAGCTATTTATTCTTCTATGTGTATTTATGTCTTTTGATGTATCACAAAATGATTGGCACTTTTCCACAAATTTAGGTATTTTTTGTACAAGTCCATCAAGTCGATTTTCAGTTTCATtgaacttaaaattaaataatatatttctattattacgtattttattatatatatatatatttattataaatatattaatattataaaaaatattaaaatttgtaatattattacttgtttaaatatttctctagaACTTTCTGCTGTTTGaacaaaagttttataatttgcaaatacTAAGTCTTGTGTAGTTTGTAATACTGAAGTTTTTTCATCATCTAAATGATTAGGttctttatctaaaaaaatataaataattaaattctaattttaataaaaggattaattaaggagtataagaaaaaaattatcttactaAGTTGATCAACATCATAACCACCaagttttgataaatattgataaaaatctgGATTTTCTTTCCATGATTCTATAAAAGTATACAAtatatccatatttttaattaaagattaatttcaaacaaacaatgtaaatacattataacatattgaatatgtttttaacgaaaaaacaaaaatatattacctgGTATACCATTTGGAAATACaagatttataacattttcagTTTCgatatccattttttatttaaataatacatttgtatattcgataaaaatatttaaatcactaTTATGAATTGCATCTttcataaacatatattacacGTCTAAAATCTTGTTTTAATCTTACGAAAATATCTTGATTGTGCTAGTGCAATTATTGGCTGTTCATTGCATCAATGGTATGaaagttcaataaaaaaagtttagtatttttaatttttaaattatttatattaatgaattatttatattaatgaaattataaaaaaatgcagaatttcaatgataattgtaataaattttcatcaattaattgaataataaaatataacaatatataattgataaaaatacatgaataaaatatatttacaataatattattaataaattttttatttaaaataaaattattttaaaaatagaaatttttaaaacattgaaattttataaataaatatttttatcatataaatttaatttttaaaataaataaaaaataacatttgaaataaaaattgattcttttaaataaatgcaacgattatgtattaatattatatttaattcatatttgtaaacaatatttatttttttaataatattttaatttcgatttatgtaaaaatgtttttagatATATGGATATGTTACTTAATAGTATATGATATGTGATTATTACAATCatatactatttaattattagctatgatataattgtaataaataataaaaattaaaattatctatattgaagattaaacgatattttttaatattaatttcattcagtACAAAATGATATTAAGTGTTCTTAAACaggtaattgtatatatttttttgattaaaataaggttaaataaatatattattaaataaaaatatattatttattataatttatatgagaataaaatgaaattatatatatagtttacaaCATATTATCGATGTCCGCTATTTAACAAAGGAATAAGATTTTATGGTATATATGAACCACCATATCTaaaggtaaatatttatattattattatattaaacttatactttatataaattatataatataattatatttatattatgctgATATTATGTtactatatcaatttatttttattattatagaaaaaagaatatgaaataccAATTTATcctgttttaaatatacaaattaaaggatataaatattctctacTTGAAAGTTATCAaagttttattcataaaataataaaagtatttgataTTACTATTGATGACAGGtaatattagttataatttttttataataaattatttaatgttattttagtaacatatttatttttatagttttgcCTTTCctcataaagaatttaaaataaaaaaatttaaaaaaaatagttcaaTAATTGATGctgaatatcatttaaaaatttatgagagAGATATACAAATATCAAATGTATCATCTACAATATGTCCTATTTTTATTAGGATATTAGAAGCAACATTACCTGAAGGTGTTTCATTATCTATACATGAATATGATCcaattctaaaaaagaaatgtgcaATTCCAAATAAGGAATTGCTTGATCTCAAAGCAGAATtacaagaaatgataaaagatagaacaaaataagattaataataaaaaatttactattgatatagatagataaaagaatttcataattcatgtaataagatataaacattttaataatagaattcaaaaagtttttattgcataaaaattgtatataatacaaaagtatatatgtttctttataaattttaaatatatgtaaatacagtcttatttatatatgtatattttttttttattttatattttgaattttgacctttttttttcataataaaccAAAGTGtacaacttttatttttgaactttCTTCTGGTCTTgaagattcttttattttatcgttaatatcttcttctaaaaaataatatatatttgaaaaatattatgattattaaacaatattactCACTTGATAATGGTTGAAAATCTTTAAGATAATCTTCATTTCCAAGGCACAATGGAAGGCTTTCTGCTAACTCACGTTTGGGATCAGTTAAATGCACTTGACTAATTGTAGAACGTTTTTGTTTATGTGATTGTCCCTATCAAATTTGATAAAGAATaaacacatatataataaaataaatattatatattattgatttttaatatagtatttatatataattatagatataattatacttaccGTACCAGGTACCAATATATGAGTCACTGTATCTGAAAATTTAACCTTTGGTTTTTCATTTGTTGCTAATGTTGTATCTGTGAAGGTAGAAAAGGGAGTACAGGATATAGAATTAGATATAGGAGTTGATATAACAGGTAAAGGTGGAATGTTAGAAGATATCTTAGATTCTTTATTAACACTAGTATTTGTACCATTTTGTGATAATACTAATTTTGAATGtctttcaaatttgttttgtATACCATAAGGAGTAGAAAATTGTGAATTACTTAATCTCAAATTATTAGTAGAAGAATGCATATCAAGATTATCACAACTTCCATGAAGTGAAATGCaatcaaaatcataattaaatctatatctagaagatttaatattgttatatttaaattgatcttgcaaaatattagatgttgaattttgtttttgtaataaatatgaattgacATTTCTTGTTTtagtaaatgaaaattttctaacaGACTCATCAATATCTGCTAATCCAGATGTACTTCTAGATaaacgaagatttttttttggaagaccttgaaaataatttgtaaatgaatTTGTTAAAGAAGGTGGTGgtggaatattaaaatctacttTTTTTGCTAGGATAGATTGTTGTAATTTCATATTAGAATtatcttcattattaaaattttttaaattactattgCCAGAATCTTGTATttgattttcaagaaaattaaatgaagtaGAGGCAAGATTACTATGATTGTTATGAAAATTAgacattgatttatttattacaatagaaTCAGGAAGTGCTTTAGACACAATATCATTCATTATAACAGATGATCTTATACTTTTTAGAGGAGATGAAGCAATATTTGAATCAGATTTAGTAGTAACTAAatcattaaaagaattatcataTGAATTTGAAGTATCCATACCAACTGTACTGAAAGATGTagacataatattattatctatattatctaATGAAGATCTTAATAAATCAGAAGAAACATCTGATGTAACTGATTCATATGTTGGATTATTAAAAGGAGTCGACATAAAACTGTTTTCTTGTATTAAATTTGCTGTTGTTGCATTATTAGATACATCATCAAGAGAAAATTGCATTTCACCACATAAAACTTTGTTTAATGCAGTATCTACAGAGTTTtcattaaatcgattaaatattccGGTTTTTCGTTCATTTAAAGATAAACTTCCAAATGAAGTTGTCATTAAATCatcagaaatattattgaaagattGTGAATTAGAAGACATTGTAGATACTGGTATTGAATTTGTATGAATTTTATACAGTGGTTTGTTAAAAGATGTTGATGTAAGAAATGTATTTGAGAGCGAAAGATGTGATGAATGATTAAAAGAAGTTGTGACAAGAGTACTATTAGGCATGTTGAAAGATGTTTCTAAATTACAGTCAGTTTTTGCATCAGATGATACATCTGTAAATGATGTGGATAACAGATTTTTATGAAGAGGATGTGGATGGAGAATTGGTAAAGGTGGAATTTGATTATTGGattctttcttataattatgatttttcgaTTGTTTCGTATCAGTctgattttcttttgaaaaattttcactttcatCACTGCAAGATTCTTCTCCTTTATCACTTATTGAATAAGAACAAATTGAACAAGATGCTCTAGAACACGTAGAatctgaaattttcaaaatttttttgtatataatagtttataaaataaaattttctgtaaaatatttaattatataactctTACGTGAACTATTGCAGCTGTTTGATCGACTTAATATACGTTCGGCATTTTCTTTTGCTGCAGTTGCCATTGCTGTATCATTTACAACTAAtgcataaaaatgtatatccaTGAAAAGATCATGATCATTTAAGTCTATAGCAAGCCTAAAAGCTTTTTCAAACATATGATAcctacaatatttaaaattaattttatatattacatgaatatattatgtttttaaaaaataaagatataaaatacctTAATAAATGATGGAAAAAACGTCTTGTCAAATCTCTTATTTCATCTCCATATTCTTCTTCAATAGCTTGACTTATTGGTTTGATAGGTACATGGAAACTACCCAAAGCATTCTGTATGAGatctaaaaaatcaaattatttgcattatataaaataagataactgaattgtaaaaatatatcttacttTCACGTTCTGTTGTCAAtggtaatttaaataaataatttacaatctgATTTAATGCATGCATACATGCACGAGAATGAGTATCCCAATTCATAGctaataataaagaagttGCTTGTTCAACTtgtgataaagataaatatctcTTGACTAATACATCACCAGTGAAAGAATTTCCttccaacatttttataaCACCAAGAGGTcctctattaatatattatattaatattttttttatttgttgtttgttttataagaaatgttttataattcataccgttgaaaaattattaacaataaagaaTTCccatgattatataaattaatgtaacaatttaaatcattttttttattccattccatACGCAATAATGCAGGTTGAATTC from Apis mellifera strain DH4 linkage group LG8, Amel_HAv3.1, whole genome shotgun sequence carries:
- the LOC726586 gene encoding ATP-dependent RNA helicase DDX24, which encodes MAKKKHSNLSIWKPLKLEGSVFSGNVEDLIGIEELTDYKLEKENNKTKIVIYNDKNDKKEPKISRKHKHSNKWLENDIDVTEPLLKKTKKMKLKEKNDKEIKKELSPRNDLNINSNNDNQFFNECNESKNDMYDIDAQQWQILGVSTPIIKALKDQQFYQPTPIQALTLPPAILGHRDILGAAETGSGKTLAFGIPIINGILELKNKQSDQINIKSEKERNKIIENKGWICSENKTIEIDNSSSESDYEEDIDSVNENNIGCVRVINNIKFNETNTENYMEKPLYALILTPTRELAIQIKDHLTKAAKYVDIKIAVVLGGMAAVKQERILSKGPEIVIATPGRLWELIQYGNPHLCKVDSVKYLVIDETDRMLEKGHFQELQQLLEKINTNEKRLRERQTFVFSATLTMVHDIPEYLQKKKRKHIKSKIKKLTPSQKLEKIMELVGIKNPKIIDVTKESGITANLTECRIACTIDHKDYYLYYFLKRYTGRTLVFCNSIGCVKRLSTLFGILDCKPLPLHASMQQRQRLKNLERFQTDENGLLIATDVAARGLDIPNIEHVIHYQVPRTSESYVHRSGRTARAEKNGITVLMMEPSEKQYYSKLCKTLGRTEDLPMFPVVDKLLIAVKERVDIAREIDKLELKCRRDNSQKGWLRKAIEDMDLVLEEDEEDSELRIKEQADLKHQLKIKKRQLTSLMSKLLFPKGFSGKYPDVNIELKLDEDNQKAIDVMKRVIEEIPKKKKERNKKSNTSFKTASYKIKALKKKNRKKI
- the LOC551090 gene encoding conserved oligomeric Golgi complex subunit 8, giving the protein MDIETENVINLVFPNGIPESWKENPDFYQYLSKLGGYDVDQLNKEPNHLDDEKTSVLQTTQDLVFANYKTFVQTAESSREIFKQFNETENRLDGLVQKIPKFVEKCQSFCDTSKDINTHRRINSLTLTRNAELLEVLEMPQLMESCLRSNQYNEALELSQYARQLGTKHGDIPIISSIVAEIESSWSGMVGQVVGSLRGDLPLARCLQLVGLLRSMDAFTEPELRIKFLQARDSWLQSLLTAIPKDDSNLHITKTIELSRIYLFNIITQYKAMFNDDEPGRDLTVNECAIFYHWIEEKISQFLMTLEQDLPGVTSIDSILGQCTYFGLSFGRVGVDFTGRMCDIFVRVIGEKFETSVRKTTKKFEKDMESFTLINKIQKTNVKMTTTIKSENPPEQLVEFYPLAEYCNGLISAFNEIRLCPPIALSVFCTKILQESLQNVVKSILVFYKQEQQAFAAPERENMLKFIECLSEQLIPYVQYCIHAIFPPNQSAIHLGISENLLQTEGITYLNRNVILEPLAPLLPIQKNLPISNVQSLMLHKTSEISSFENTEIDTTTSQLKKLKMPESVLVTEQETDLQEEKKLLTEDNKILANNSSADGENQNR
- the LOC726617 gene encoding 39S ribosomal protein L48, mitochondrial, which gives rise to MILSVLKQFTTYYRCPLFNKGIRFYGIYEPPYLKKKEYEIPIYPVLNIQIKGYKYSLLESYQSFIHKIIKVFDITIDDSFAFPHKEFKIKKFKKNSSIIDAEYHLKIYERDIQISNVSSTICPIFIRILEATLPEGVSLSIHEYDPILKKKCAIPNKELLDLKAELQEMIKDRTK